One candidate division WOR-3 bacterium genomic window, TAATAGGAGAAACAAGAGACCTCGAAGGGAAGCGCGGTTTTGTGATGACTCTGCAAACGAGGGAACAGCACATTAAGCGAGAAAAGGCTACTTCCAACATATGTAGTAATCAGAACCTATGCGCCCTCATGGCCCTTATATATTTGAGCCTCCTTGGTAAAAATGGCATAAAGGAGATTGCCTTTCAGAATACGGTGCGGGCCCACTATTTACTCGATAAATTAGTTAAAGAGACGCCTGTAAAGAAGGTTTTTGACGGACCTATTTTCAATGAGTTCGTAGTAGCGTTGCCTTTAAAGGCTGAGAAATTAATTGATAGGGCAATGGATAGTGGCATCTTAGCGGGAGTGGCACTCGGGCAGTTCGGCTACCCTGAAAACTGGATGAGTATTGCTACAACGGAAAAGCTTTCAGCCTCTGACCTGGATGATTATGTAAAGGTTATTTCAAATATTTTAAAGGAGTAAAAAATGGCATTTCCAATAGAAGAACTCTGGGTAAATAGGAAGGTTGTAAAAGTTATTTTGAGAGCCGTTAAGGATAAGCCTGGAATTGCTGCGGAGATCTTTGAAAAGCTTGCCTCAAAAGGGATAAATGTGGAGCTAATCGTTTCGGGACCTTCCAGCAAAGGGAGATCCGATATTGCTTTTCTTGTCCTTGAAAGCCAATTGCCTCAAATTCAGGAGATGGAAGATGAATTGATTGAGATATCTGATGCCAGCGGGATTGCTTACGATCCAAAGGTAGCATTGCTGGTTTTCTATGGATCAAAGGAAATTTCGAAAACCCCCGGCGTTGCAGCAAAGATTTTTAATTTGCTAGCGGAAGCTGGAGTGAACATTGAAATGATCGGCACATCCATTGATTCCATATCCATTGTTATTAGGGAGGAACTCGTAGACAGGGCAATACTTGTTTTGACAGATGTCCTTGGCCTTTCGGTAGAGGAGGGGTACCTATAATGGGTATAGAATTGCTTCAGGGGAACGAAGCAGCGGCGATAGGAGCGATCAAGGCTGGAGTAAGATTCTACGGAGGGTATCCAATAACACCGTCTTCGGAAATTGCTGAGGTAATGGCTAAGGAATTGCCGAAGGTCGGAGGCATTTTCATCCAGTTTGAGGACGAGATTGCGAGTCTTGCAGCTTGTATTGGAGCCAGACTCGGCGGGTTAAAATCGATGACTGCAACCAGTGGCCCTGGATTTTCTTTAATGCAGGAACACTTGGGATTTGCTGCAATGGCTGAAGTTCCCGTTTTGATTGTGAATTCCATGAGGGGTGGACCGTCCACTGGTGCTCCAACCATGCCTATGCAGGGTGACGTGATGCAGTCGAGATGGGGAACTCATGGTGATCATCCTGTGGTTGTCCTTGCTCCTGCTTCGGTTCAGGAGGTGTTTGATCTTGTAGTTGAGGGGGTAAATATTTCCGAGTATTTGAGGGTGCCGGTGGTCCTTCTTACCGATGAAATTACTTCTCATATGAGAGAGAAGATTAACATACCAGACGATGTTAAGGAAGTCGAACTCGCTAAGGTTGAGCCAAAGGATTTTCTACCCTTTATGGATGGTCAAGAATATGGTTTTTACCTTTTACCCTTTGGTGAAGGGAAGAGATATCATATCACAGGGTTATTCCATGGTCCTGATGGTTTCCCAACTAATAAAAATGAACTAATGAAATGGAAGCTTGAACGGTTCCACGTTAAGATGCAGAAGGCTTCGGATATCTCTGAAGAGGCTGTTGAATTTTATGGTGAGGCGGAAGGGGACGTATTCTTTGTTGCTTACGGAATTGTGTCGAGGGCAGTGAAGGAGGTTGTTGATAGGTTGAACGAGAAGGGTATCAAAGCGGGCCTTTTGAGACCTAAAATTCTGTGGCCTGAACCCCAAAAGGCAATTAGCACCCTAAGGGAAAGAGCAAAGAAGGTTATCGTGCCTGAAATGAATATGGGGCAATATGTTCATGTGGTTTCGGAAATTTTAGGGCCTGAAAAAGTCTTTCCTTTGAACCGCTATGATTGCGAGATTTTTGAGCCCGATGATATATTTGATTTTGCTAAAGAGGCTGTGTTATGAGACGGGGTGAGCAAAGAAAGTTGTATGTTGCTATCCTTGCGGCGGGTAAAGCGAAGAGGATGAATTCAAACCGGAGTAAGGTATTGCACGAGGTTGCAGGGAAACCCCTTCTTTTCTTCCCTATTAAGGTTGCTAAGAGCCTTAACCCTGAAAAGATCTTTGTGATTGTTGGTGGTCCCTTTATGGATCAAATCGTTGAGTTTCTCAAGGACGAGCCTGTGGAGATTGTAGTCCAGGAGGAGCCGAAAGGTACTGGTGACGCGGTAAAAAGATTGGAGAAACACATTGGTGGTGAAGAGGCGGATCTCTTTGTGATGCCGGGTGATGCGCCCCTCCTTACTGAGAAAACCGCAAAGGAATTGGTGGAATTTCACCGGTCTCGTGGAGCTTACGCCACCGTTTTAACTGCCGAGGTTCCTGATCCTACGGGATATGGCCGTATAGTGAGGTCTGTCGGAGATCGGATTTTGATGATCGTAGAAGAGGCAGATGCCTTCCCAGAAGAAAAGGCCATTAAAGAGGTAAATTCAGGAATGTATGTTTTTTACGTCCCTGTTCTCTTCCAGTATATTCATGAAATCAGGCCCGACAACAGGCAGGGTGAGTATTATTTAACAGATATTATCGAAATTCTGCAAAGAAGGATGGGGAATGTCTTTGCTCACAAAATCGAGGACTGGGAGGAAATTCTCGGAGTAAATACACGGGAACAGCTTGGGATTGTGAATCGGATAATGCTTAAAAGAATTATCAACTATATGCTTGAGAATGGAGTTTCAATGGTTGACCCCGATAAGGTTTATATCGAGGCTGAGGTCAAAATCGGAAGGGATGTTACTTTGTATCCCTTTGTTGCACTACTGGGCAAAACTGAAATCGGTGACAATTCCGTTATAGGACCGGGAATTGTCCTCAAGGACAAACAGGTTAAGGCAAATTCGATAATCTTTTCCCTTTCAGACCTTGAGGAAAACTAAAGAATGAAGGAAGTTGTTAAAAAGGTCTTACATCTTGCAAAACTTCAACTCCCAGAAGAGGAAGAGAAAGCCTTAGTGGAGCATTTTAAGAAAGTTCTCGATATGGTTGAAAAACTCAAAGAGGTTGACACTGAAGGGGTAGAGCCTCTTTATTATCCTCACGAAGATTTTACTCTGCGAATGCGAGAAGATGTACCAGAATCCTCTTTGCTAAAAATAGAGGTTCTGCAAAACGCTCCAGAGGCCTTTACTGATTACATCAAAGCCCCTTCTCCATTAAGGGGGATAGCTAAGAAATCAAGACAATGAATTTAGTCCTTTTCGATATCGATGGCACCCTTATATATTCTGGCGGGGCGGGTGCGAGGGCTTTAAACCTTGCCTTTAAGGAAAAGTACAGTATTGATGAAGCGATGTCTGTTGTAAATCCCCATGGTCAAACGGATATTGCCATAGTTGAAGAAATCTTTCAAAAGAAACTTGGCAGAACCCCAACTTTTGACGAAGTAAAGGAAATTCTTGAATTTTACCTTTTATATTTGAGGGAGGAGGTTTGGAAGGCAGAGAAGTACAAAGTTCTCGATGGGGTCGTCGAAACTCTTGAAGCTCTCGCCTCTTCAAAGGATTTTTTCCTCGGTTTAGCCACAGGGAACATTGAAGAAGGCGCAAGGATAAAATTGGAGAGGGGTGATCTTAATAAATATTTCAAATGTGGAGGGTTTGGCTCCGATCACAGGGAAAGGTGGCAAATTGTGAGGAAGGCCTGGGAAAGGTGCCTGGAGTATACTGGGGAAGTTTTTTCTAATGTCTATGTAGTTGGTGATACCCCATTGGATATAGAAGCAGGAAAAAAGGCGGGTTTTAAAACTATCGGCGTGGCAACGAGTATCTACACCTTTGAAGACCTTGTAAAGAGTGGAGCAGATTTTGTTATAAACAGGATGGATGAACTTTTAATGGTTTTAGAAGGAGACGCAAAGGTATCTTTTAAAAATGAGAGCTTTTAAATAGGAGGAGTTCAATGGCAAAAAGGATCCTTGTTACAGGAGCGGCGGGTCAAATTGGATCAGAGCTTGTACCCTTTTTGAGAAGTGTCTACGGGAATGACAATGTGGTTGCTTGTGGCCATTCCAAGCCGCTACCTGAGGAGATAGTTAGCTCCGGTCCATCCGATTATGTGGATGTTAGAGATGCCAGAGCTTTGGCAGAAAAGGTGAAAAAATATGAAGTTGGTACCATATACCATCTTGCGGCGATCCTCTCTGCCGCTGGTGAGAAAAATCCCCAACTTGCTTGGGATATAAACATTAATGGGCTTTACAATGTTCTTGAAGTTGCAAGGGAATTTAAGCTCGCAGTATTTATACCCAGTTCCATTGCCGCCTTTGGCCCCAATACCCCGAAGGTAAAAACACCTCAGGATACTATTCAAAGACCCACTTCAATATACGGTATAACTAAGGTTGCAGGTGAGCTTCTTGCGGATTATTACTGGCTAAAGTACGGTGTGGATACCCGGGGTGTGAGGTACCCTGGAATTATATCTTATGTGACACCACCGGGCGGTGGAACTACAGATTACGCAGTGGAGATTTTCTACGAAGCGATCCTTAAGAAAAAATATGTGTGCTTTTTGAAGCCGGGCACCATGCTCGATATGATGTATATGCCCGATGCCCTTAAGGCGGCAGTCCAGCTTATGGAGGCTGATTCATCTAAGCTAAAACATCGAAACGCCTTCAATGTGACTGCTTTCAGTTTTGATCCTGAGATGCTTGCGGCAGAAATAAAGAAGCACATCCCGGATTTTGTCATAGAGTATGAAATTGACCCGGTTAGGCAGGCAATAGCGGACTCTTGGCCTGACAGTCTTGACGATTCTTGTGCACGGGAGGAATGGGGCTGGAAGCCGGATTATGATTTTCCAACTATGGTGAAAGATATGATTGAAAAATTAAGTGCCAAACTTTTAAAGAAGTAAGGAGGGTATCATGGCCCTTGATAGATTAACAAAGGTTTTGAATAATGAGCTGGAACAGCTAAGAAATGAGGGACGTGCAAAGGGTAAGGAGTTTATCATAGTTGATGTGAAAAAACCCCAGAACGGTAAAGGTCCGAGGTTCTACCTTAAGGGCTTTGGCGATAAAGAATTCATAAGAATGAATTCCAACTCCTACCTCGGGATGCAATTTGAGGAAGAGATCATTAAGGTTGAAGAAGAAACAGCGAGGAAATTTGGGGTTGGTCCAGGTGCAGTAAGGTTTATAAGTGGTACCTATGCACCTCATAGGGAGTTAGAAAAGAAATTGGCCCAGTTCCATGGTCGAGAAGATGCAATGATTTACAGCGCCGCTTATGTCACGGTCATCGGTGTAATTTCCTCCCTTACTACACCGGAAACCATTATAATTAGTGATGAGTTGAACCACAACTGTATCATCAATGCTATAAGGCTTTCGAGGCCCAAGGACAAGGCCGTTTATAAACATCTTGATATGAAGGATCTCGAAAATAAAATTAAGGACGCTATTGGAAAGGCGAAGAGGGTAATTGTGGTTACCGACGGTGTTTTCAGTATGAGGGGTGACTATGCTGACCTTAAAGAGATTCAGAGGATAGCAGAAAAGTATGACAAGGAATTTGAGGAGAACATCATTACCATCGTTGATGATTCCCATGGCGTTGGTGCTTTTGGAGAGACAGGTCGCGGTACAGAAGAGGTAACAGGTGGAAGGGCTGACCTTCTTATTGGAACTATGGGTAAGGCTTACGGTGTAAACGGTGGATATGTGGTTTCTAACGAGGCTGTTATAACTTACCTGAGGGAAAAGGCTATAACTTACATCTATTCAAACCCCATTACACCGGCTGAAGCAGCCTGCGTGCTCAAGGTGATGGAAATCCTTGACAGTCCGAGGGGCAGGGAAAGGTTAAAGTATCTCAGAGACCTTGCTAATCGTTTCAGGAATGGTCTTTTAAAGCTTGGTTATGAAACTATCGTTAGCGAACATCCCATAGTACCTCTCTTAGTAAGGGATACCTGGAGAACTTCTGACATTGTTAAATATCTCATTGAGAACGGTATCCTTGCAACGGGGCTCAATTACCCTGTCGTTCCAAAGGGGGATGAAACTATTAGATTCCAGATCAATGCGGACCACACACCGGAAGACATTGACTATGTTTTGAGCGTGCTTGAAAGGTATAAGAAGGAGCGCTGGAGCTAAGTCGCTATCATTAGAGTTTTTAAAGAAGGCTTAGGATTATCTTTGAGATTCGGAGAAGATTAAGGTTAACTGGAGATTTTTAGACATTAACTTATTTTTGTTTCATATTTGAGCGTCAATTCTCACTAAATTTGCTCTGTGAGGTGCTTTCGATTACAAATTATTCCATTCCGGCAGTATTTCCGAGGTTTCCATGTTGTCTATGAGTCTTGCTTTGCCTACGAAGACTGCCAAGGCGATGAGCTCTTTCCCCTTTATTTCTTCAACGGGGGTTAATGTGTATTTATCGACAACTTCTATGTAATCGATTTTTCTGACGGATTTGTGCTGAAGGATAAATTTTTCCATTTCGGCCTTTATTTTTTCGGCCCTTCTCTCGCCATTTTTTATCATCTTGGAAGCCAGCTGGAGGGCATTGTAAAGACAGAGGGCATCCCTCCTCTCTTCGGGGTTAAGGTATACATTTCTGGAACTCATTGCAAGACCATCGGGTTCTCTTACAATGGGGCAGGGTACAATCTCGACGGTCATGTTCAGATCCCTTGCCATTCGCTCAATGATTCTGAATTGTTGGTAATCTTTCTTCCCGAAATAGGCCCTATCGGGCATCACGATGTTAAAAAGTTTAGTAACAACGGTGCAGACACCTTTAAAGTGTCCCGGTCTTTTCGCTCCACAGAGGTATTTAGATAACTCTGTTTCTTCGACATAGGTAGAATAGTCTTCTGGATACATATCCTTCACTTCGGGAATAAAAACGTAGTCAACCCCTTCTCTTTCCAGGAGACTAAGGTCCCTTTTTTCATCACGCGGGTATCTCTCGTAATCCTCACCGGGACCAAACTGAATGGGATTTACAAAAATGGAAACAAAGGTGACATCGCATTCTGATTTTGACCTTCTAACCAGTGAAAGATGTCCCTCATGAAGGTAGCCCATAGTGGGCACAAAGCCTATCCTTTTCCCTTCTTTTTTGAGTTTCTGGGATATTTTTTGAACTTCTAACGGTTTTTTCAATACTTCCATTACTCTTCCCTCTTCAACTTAAAGTAATGGGATTCGTCGGGGAATTTCTTTGCTTTTACCTCTTCCCTGAAGGCCTTTAGCCCTTCTACGCCTTCCCGATAAAGTTCTCTGTATGCCTTAGCGAAGGATGGCCTGAAGTCGGGGTAAAGACCGAGCAAATCGTGGAAAACAAGAACTTGACCATCGCAATAGGGTCCTGCTCCTATGCCAATGGTGGGAACTCTAACAGAATCTGTCACCATTTTTGCTGCCTCAGCAGGTACCATTTCGAGGACGATGGAAAACACCCCCGCTTCTTCCAAAATTTTTGCGTTTTCAAGTAGACGCTCTATCTCTTTTTCCGTTTTTGCCTGCAGTTTGTATCCCCCGTAGGAGTGAACATGTTGGGGCGTCATACCGAGATGACCCATTACAGGTATGCCATAGTCGGTTAGTTTTTTCACAAGCTCTGCCACTTCCCTTCCTCCTTCTATTTTAACGGCCTCGGCGCCCGCTTTGATCAAAAGGCCGGCGTTTCTTATAGCTTCAGCCTCGCTAACCTGATAGGAAAGGAAGGGCATGTCAGCAATCAAAAAGGCGTTTTTAACGCCCTTTTTTACTATTTTAGTGTGATAAATTACATCATCGATGGTGCAAGGTAGAGTGTTCTCATTTCCTTGAATCACCATGGAAAGGGAATCGCCGACGAGGATGGCGTCTACGCCAGCCTCGTCGGCCATCCTTGCCGAAACGTAGTCGTAAGCAGTTACCATTACTATGGGTTCTTTCCGTTCTTTTAGCTTGAAGAAGTCAACTATCGTAAATTTTTTCATTGTTTTTAAATCTGGTAGAGGATAAACTCTTCCTTGCTCTTTACCCTTTCGCAGAAGCCTGCGAGGAGTTTGATGATGTTGTCCAAATCATCGAGGTTTACGACCTCGCAGGGTGTATGCATGTATCGGTTAGGGACGGATACAAGTCCGGTGGCCACTCCTGCCCTTGTTAACTGGATGGCGTTGGCGTCGGTGCCTGTGGCCCTTGGGGCAGGTTCCACCTGGTAAGGAAGGTTCAATTCCTTCGCCGTTGTTACCAGTTTTTCAAAAACCTTCGGGCTGATGTTGGGTCCCCTTGCAATAACTGGACCGCCACCCAGTTTAATATCCCCAATGACCTTCTTTTCCACACCGGGTTGGTCTGCGGTATGGGTGACATCAACGGCAATGCCCACATGGGGATCTATTCCGAAGGCGCTGGTATGGGCCCCCCTCAGACCAATTTCCTCCTGGACGGTTGCCACTGCGTAGATTGAAGCATTCAGTTTGTCCTTTATTTTAGAAAGTTCGATAAGAGTTTCAAGGACGATAAAGGCACCAACTCTGTCATCGAAACCGCGGGCTACTACATTGTTGTTATACAATTTCTCGTAGGATTGAGCGTTCACGGCACAGGTACCAATGTCAATCTTTTCAAAAACTTCATCCCTATTTTTTGCACCGATATCGATCCACATCTCCTTAAATTTCGGAACCCTTTTCCTTTCCTCTTCATCAAGTAGATGAAT contains:
- the panB gene encoding 3-methyl-2-oxobutanoate hydroxymethyltransferase; translated protein: MKKFTIVDFFKLKERKEPIVMVTAYDYVSARMADEAGVDAILVGDSLSMVIQGNENTLPCTIDDVIYHTKIVKKGVKNAFLIADMPFLSYQVSEAEAIRNAGLLIKAGAEAVKIEGGREVAELVKKLTDYGIPVMGHLGMTPQHVHSYGGYKLQAKTEKEIERLLENAKILEEAGVFSIVLEMVPAEAAKMVTDSVRVPTIGIGAGPYCDGQVLVFHDLLGLYPDFRPSFAKAYRELYREGVEGLKAFREEVKAKKFPDESHYFKLKREE
- a CDS encoding M42 family metallopeptidase, translated to MEKDREKFLEALVNAMSPSGFEEEAVKVWVERAKPYADKVYTDYHGNAIAVINEGKEPRIMLAGHIDEIGYMITYVDEQGYLYFNTIGGVDPQIAQGQRVWIKGKDGSRILGVIGKKAIHLLDEEERKRVPKFKEMWIDIGAKNRDEVFEKIDIGTCAVNAQSYEKLYNNNVVARGFDDRVGAFIVLETLIELSKIKDKLNASIYAVATVQEEIGLRGAHTSAFGIDPHVGIAVDVTHTADQPGVEKKVIGDIKLGGGPVIARGPNISPKVFEKLVTTAKELNLPYQVEPAPRATGTDANAIQLTRAGVATGLVSVPNRYMHTPCEVVNLDDLDNIIKLLAGFCERVKSKEEFILYQI
- the panC gene encoding pantoate--beta-alanine ligase; translation: MEVLKKPLEVQKISQKLKKEGKRIGFVPTMGYLHEGHLSLVRRSKSECDVTFVSIFVNPIQFGPGEDYERYPRDEKRDLSLLEREGVDYVFIPEVKDMYPEDYSTYVEETELSKYLCGAKRPGHFKGVCTVVTKLFNIVMPDRAYFGKKDYQQFRIIERMARDLNMTVEIVPCPIVREPDGLAMSSRNVYLNPEERRDALCLYNALQLASKMIKNGERRAEKIKAEMEKFILQHKSVRKIDYIEVVDKYTLTPVEEIKGKELIALAVFVGKARLIDNMETSEILPEWNNL
- a CDS encoding ACT domain-containing protein is translated as MAFPIEELWVNRKVVKVILRAVKDKPGIAAEIFEKLASKGINVELIVSGPSSKGRSDIAFLVLESQLPQIQEMEDELIEISDASGIAYDPKVALLVFYGSKEISKTPGVAAKIFNLLAEAGVNIEMIGTSIDSISIVIREELVDRAILVLTDVLGLSVEEGYL
- a CDS encoding aminotransferase class I/II-fold pyridoxal phosphate-dependent enzyme, whose product is MALDRLTKVLNNELEQLRNEGRAKGKEFIIVDVKKPQNGKGPRFYLKGFGDKEFIRMNSNSYLGMQFEEEIIKVEEETARKFGVGPGAVRFISGTYAPHRELEKKLAQFHGREDAMIYSAAYVTVIGVISSLTTPETIIISDELNHNCIINAIRLSRPKDKAVYKHLDMKDLENKIKDAIGKAKRVIVVTDGVFSMRGDYADLKEIQRIAEKYDKEFEENIITIVDDSHGVGAFGETGRGTEEVTGGRADLLIGTMGKAYGVNGGYVVSNEAVITYLREKAITYIYSNPITPAEAACVLKVMEILDSPRGRERLKYLRDLANRFRNGLLKLGYETIVSEHPIVPLLVRDTWRTSDIVKYLIENGILATGLNYPVVPKGDETIRFQINADHTPEDIDYVLSVLERYKKERWS
- a CDS encoding 2-oxoacid:acceptor oxidoreductase subunit alpha, which encodes MGIELLQGNEAAAIGAIKAGVRFYGGYPITPSSEIAEVMAKELPKVGGIFIQFEDEIASLAACIGARLGGLKSMTATSGPGFSLMQEHLGFAAMAEVPVLIVNSMRGGPSTGAPTMPMQGDVMQSRWGTHGDHPVVVLAPASVQEVFDLVVEGVNISEYLRVPVVLLTDEITSHMREKINIPDDVKEVELAKVEPKDFLPFMDGQEYGFYLLPFGEGKRYHITGLFHGPDGFPTNKNELMKWKLERFHVKMQKASDISEEAVEFYGEAEGDVFFVAYGIVSRAVKEVVDRLNEKGIKAGLLRPKILWPEPQKAISTLRERAKKVIVPEMNMGQYVHVVSEILGPEKVFPLNRYDCEIFEPDDIFDFAKEAVL
- a CDS encoding HAD family hydrolase, with protein sequence MNLVLFDIDGTLIYSGGAGARALNLAFKEKYSIDEAMSVVNPHGQTDIAIVEEIFQKKLGRTPTFDEVKEILEFYLLYLREEVWKAEKYKVLDGVVETLEALASSKDFFLGLATGNIEEGARIKLERGDLNKYFKCGGFGSDHRERWQIVRKAWERCLEYTGEVFSNVYVVGDTPLDIEAGKKAGFKTIGVATSIYTFEDLVKSGADFVINRMDELLMVLEGDAKVSFKNESF
- a CDS encoding sugar phosphate nucleotidyltransferase, with protein sequence MRRGEQRKLYVAILAAGKAKRMNSNRSKVLHEVAGKPLLFFPIKVAKSLNPEKIFVIVGGPFMDQIVEFLKDEPVEIVVQEEPKGTGDAVKRLEKHIGGEEADLFVMPGDAPLLTEKTAKELVEFHRSRGAYATVLTAEVPDPTGYGRIVRSVGDRILMIVEEADAFPEEKAIKEVNSGMYVFYVPVLFQYIHEIRPDNRQGEYYLTDIIEILQRRMGNVFAHKIEDWEEILGVNTREQLGIVNRIMLKRIINYMLENGVSMVDPDKVYIEAEVKIGRDVTLYPFVALLGKTEIGDNSVIGPGIVLKDKQVKANSIIFSLSDLEEN
- a CDS encoding L-threonine 3-dehydrogenase, coding for MAKRILVTGAAGQIGSELVPFLRSVYGNDNVVACGHSKPLPEEIVSSGPSDYVDVRDARALAEKVKKYEVGTIYHLAAILSAAGEKNPQLAWDININGLYNVLEVAREFKLAVFIPSSIAAFGPNTPKVKTPQDTIQRPTSIYGITKVAGELLADYYWLKYGVDTRGVRYPGIISYVTPPGGGTTDYAVEIFYEAILKKKYVCFLKPGTMLDMMYMPDALKAAVQLMEADSSKLKHRNAFNVTAFSFDPEMLAAEIKKHIPDFVIEYEIDPVRQAIADSWPDSLDDSCAREEWGWKPDYDFPTMVKDMIEKLSAKLLKK
- the gatC gene encoding Asp-tRNA(Asn)/Glu-tRNA(Gln) amidotransferase subunit GatC; protein product: MKEVVKKVLHLAKLQLPEEEEKALVEHFKKVLDMVEKLKEVDTEGVEPLYYPHEDFTLRMREDVPESSLLKIEVLQNAPEAFTDYIKAPSPLRGIAKKSRQ